Proteins encoded together in one Oncorhynchus mykiss isolate Arlee chromosome 7, USDA_OmykA_1.1, whole genome shotgun sequence window:
- the tamm41 gene encoding phosphatidate cytidylyltransferase, mitochondrial, translated as MTLPALQNTSVLYRRILSQFPQDISLAFAYGSGVFKQNGTSQGQMGKNMLDFVFAVDDPVTWHTMNLMQNRKHYSVLKFLGPRKISRIQEEHGAGVYYNTLVPVDGRIMKYGVISTDSLIDDLLHWKTMYIAGRLHKPVKILVQGENGKMRAALVGNLKSAVTASFLMLPESFSEEDLLLQIAGLSYAGDFRMVIGEDRSKVANIVKENVQHFRILYNNILQECPQVVYKPQQGKLEVDKSPEGQFVQLMALPRTLQQRITRLVDPPGKNRDVEEILLQVAQDPDCGSVVQQGISSIVKSSSITQTAKGIATAGLLKSLSYSTKKLQKMWKGWRMKTP; from the exons ATGACGCTTCCAGCTCTGCAGAACACCAGTGTGCTCTACCGAAGAATACTGTCGCAGTTCCCTCAAGACATCAGCCTCGCATTTGCCTATGGATCTGGAGTATTCAAACAAAATGGAACTAGCCAAGGTCAAATGGGG aAAAACATGCTGGATTTTGTGTTCGCTGTAGACGATCCAGTCACCTGGCATACCATGAACCTGATGCAGAACAGAAAACACTATTCTGTATTAAAGTTCCTGGGTCCTAGGAAGATCAGCCGGATACAGGAAGAACACGGGGCTGGGGTGTACTACAACACCTTAGTACCTGTGGATGGAAGG atAATGAAGTATGGCGTGATCAGTACTGACTCTCTGATTGACGACCTGCTCCACTGGAAGACCATGTATATTGCTGGCAGACTGCACAAACCG GTGAAGATCCTAGTGCAGGGTGAAAACGGGAAGATGCGTGCTGCGTTGGTGGGGAACCTGAAGAGCGCTGTGACTGCCTCCTTCCTCATGCTGCCTGAGAGTTTCTCTGAAGAGGACCTGCTCCTGCAGATTGCCGGGCTCTCCTACGCCG GTGATTTCAGGATGGTGATTGGAGAAGACCGGTCCAAGGTGGCTAACATTGTCAAGGAAAACGTCCAACATTTCCGCATTCTCTACAACAATATTCTGCAAGAGTGTCCACAGGTGGTGTACAAGCCACAGCAGGGGAAACTGGAg GTGGATAAGAGTCCAGAGGGTCAGTTTGTCCAGCTGATGGCCCTCCCCAGGACCCTGCAGCAGAGGATCACACGACTGGTGGATCCGCCTGGGAAGAACAGGGACGTGGAGGAGATACTACTACAGGTGGCCCAGGACCCCGACTGCGGTTCTGTGGTGCAGCAGG GGATATCGTCAATAGTGAAGTCGTCAAGCATAACTCAGACCGCCAAAGGAATCGCCAcggctg GGCTGCTGAAGTCTCTGTCCTACAGCACCAAGAAGCTCCAGAAGATGTGGAAGGGCTGGAGAATGAAGACGCCTTGA